The segment TCGAAATAtccacaaaaagcaatgcaagTTTAACTGCAAAcagatgaataggctactgtcaCATTGAGGGTATAGTTATAGATTCATTCATAGCTAAATACGGGAAATGACATTCAGGGAACATACGGCCCATCAGGACAGAATCTCAAGGTTACGTACATGAGGCAGTGACATCTGAGTAGTACAGGTTAAGAGGGAAGGAAATCTGTCACATTATGAACACAACCAATGTTGTGGTTATGTTTCAGATTGGTCAGATAAGGTCTTATGGTCAGTCAGGTTATTTTCTCCGTAGTCACTCCGTTTTATGGCAGGTTTAGTGATAGCTGTGATTCAGCTGATAGCTGAATGCTGTGATTATGTTACTGgtgcaagttttttttattgctgCTAAATCGGTTGAAGTATTGCTATAAATCGGTGAAAGAGTAAGCACGAAGTTATTGCTGGCTGATGGAGTCCGGTTAAATGGAGCCGGGGCGGTCTGGGGTGAGAGGTGTAGCAGTTGAATGCTGTGGTGGCCGAGGCCAGAATTAGCTCATTGTGGTACTGCAACGGAAAGGCAGGAGGAAGCAGTTATAGGACTGTATCAATTTCAGCGGTCATTTGTCGGAGGCAAGTGATGGAGGAATGACTCCATATAATTTCGACCTCTCCGAAACGATGTTACGTGAGTCCTCTCAGAAACATGGGAAGATTTTTTTGCCCTTAATATTTCCACAGCTTTCTAACTGACCTTAATCGACATGTCCTGGCGATTGCATTGTGCTCAGTTTGATGCTCATGTTGTAGGCGATTCAACCACACGGATTATCTGACAGCCACGTGAGATGATGCTATTCTAAGACTAGCGTGCGTTttagtgtaggcctacctaATTTGGTGCTTTATTTTGGTCGTTGATTCACGTGTTCACGTTCTGTTAATCTTTAATAAACTCCAGTTTTCAAACATGCGCAGAACATAATTTAGCTAAAGGCTCAACCTGGGTACCCGAGCTACCCCTCCTATTTCAGACTTGCATGTAGACCTGCACGTGCAtcatttaacttttttttttttttttaaagcctaGCCGTGGAAAAAAATGCCTTTTTGACTGTCACCGATTTACAAAGGATATCCACTGGTCATCACTCCACTGAATAAAGTGTAAATTACGGTTTAATTCTGATGATCACTGCAGAGAAAAACattaactacaaaaatacattcATCTCTAGAGAACTGCcactagcctacatttaaacgaGCCTTCAACCAAACCGCACTAAGCGCAAAGGTGGATAATTTGCGTCTTCAGCACATTCAACAGTCTACAGGCCTTAGCCTACTGGCAACGAGCTCTAGCCTATCATTTATACCTACAGAGGTCCCTGTTTTATCTTGTGGTTGTGTATGAAAGGACGTGGACAGACATTATTTCACATAGGCTTCTCGTAAAATAAAGGCATTTAAGGATTTTACACGGCGGATTTTCCTTATCGAGATTGTTGTTAGCTCTGAATGGTCGTTTTAAGAGGAATTGTCGTACATTCGGAGACGTTAGAGGTTAAGAAAGCGACAAAGgcgcctcttcctctctctcctccagttcGCTTTCTCCAGCAACTGCGGAGGACGCCTGGGCTATTTTTAGTATCAAGCGATCGTTTAGCTTTCAGCACACGTTCAGAGTGCAGCAGCGAGACGAGATGCGCGAGCCTCGGTTCCACGGCTCAGGCCCGCCTTTTGGCCCCTGTCTTCAGCGATACGCGCTCTCCATGGCGTGgccagactttttttttttttcaaatagcaGCCTAGGAGACGAGCATACATCAACACAAGCCAGTGAGGATAACTTAATATCTACACATTATATACAGCTGCCTACCACAAGAAAACCCGTCCCTTTTTCCAGACAGGGCGTGGCACCTCGTTTTCAGGAGAAGCAAAATATAGTGGACAGAGAAGGATCCCGTGGCAGTGCTCAGATTTTACACCAAAGGGGAAGACAATTACGGggccacatacacagacatttcCCTGCCTGCATTCCATAGGGGTAAGGAAGGTGTGTCTTCACCACCGCCCTGGGAGACAGATGCTGATTAGAAGTTTGGCAGCCAGCTCTCTGGGCTGCTCTATCATCCATCAGCCACCCCAGAAGCACAACCCAGAGAGGCGCCTGACATCAGACGTCGCTGGGGGTGCGGGCCCGGTGGGCCACGCTGGCTGGGATGCACCCGCAGCAGATCAGCCACAGCGCCTTCTGGATCTCCTGGTTGCGGAAGGCGTAGATGACGGGGTTGATGACGGAGTTGTAAGTGGCGGGCACCAGGGTGGCATAGGTGTACAGCGGCGGATAGGTGTAGTCGGCGATGAGGGAGTAGACAGTGAACGGCATCCAGCACGCGGCGAACGTGCCCAGGATGAGGGCGAGCGTTGAGACGCCCTTCCGCGTGGTGACGTAGTGAGGCGAGGCCGCCAGGAAGTGGTGCTGCAGGGCGATCTGGTGAGCGTGGCGCATGACAATCTTGCAGATCTGCACGTACAGCTGCAGCATGAGTCCGAACAGCAGGAGGAATGAGACGGAGAGGACGACCACGTTGTTCTTGGTCAGAGGCCGCACCACGCTGCAGGTGGACTCCTGGCCCAGGCAGTTGACCCCTGTGACCGGCAGCAGGCCCAGGCACACCGACGCGCTCCACAGGAGCACCAGCATGGTGTAGGTGAAAGCCGCCGTCCTCTCCGAGTTGTAGGTCAGGGCGTAGTAGAGCGACAGGTAGCGGTCGATGGTGATGGCCAGCAAGCTGAAGACCGAGGCAGTGAAGGAGGCCACCACCAGGCCCACGGTGAGCAACTGGGCCGAGTCGGACCGGAGCAGGTAGGCGAAGGTGAAGTGCAAAACCAGGCCCAGTCCGGCCAGCAGATCCGCCAGTGCCAGGCTCCCAATCAGCAGGAACATAGGGGC is part of the Alosa alosa isolate M-15738 ecotype Scorff River chromosome 16, AALO_Geno_1.1, whole genome shotgun sequence genome and harbors:
- the gpr12 gene encoding G-protein coupled receptor 12 gives rise to the protein MSEEAPVTPSWFGSESTWASGGGGMENVTMVTFPPAPAFPPRYPPELLMNPWDIVLCSSGTLIACENALVVLVIWQNPALRAPMFLLIGSLALADLLAGLGLVLHFTFAYLLRSDSAQLLTVGLVVASFTASVFSLLAITIDRYLSLYYALTYNSERTAAFTYTMLVLLWSASVCLGLLPVTGVNCLGQESTCSVVRPLTKNNVVVLSVSFLLLFGLMLQLYVQICKIVMRHAHQIALQHHFLAASPHYVTTRKGVSTLALILGTFAACWMPFTVYSLIADYTYPPLYTYATLVPATYNSVINPVIYAFRNQEIQKALWLICCGCIPASVAHRARTPSDV